A stretch of the Calditerrivibrio sp. genome encodes the following:
- a CDS encoding tetratricopeptide repeat protein, which yields MKNIFFLIILIIFVIACSKGEKAKAKDNVTAKKPLAPIVESKNEKIDLGNQYLLNGNFDKAIEYYNKGLNENRSVAFYNLGIVYYLNGKYSESEDYFRKSLEENKNFKPAYVNLAASLVKQGKIKEAVDIVSQVEPETSKEIQVVAEVYALGGDTAKAYYYYKKYEKSKDQDPSGLISYGLFLKGIGEDKKGSDLIKNAIVKLEERENKDYEDYYQLGLAYYNIENYEKSIYSLKSALNLKKTYEASELLMKIYENQGKYDMASLAAENLVMLNPSVRSYALYVKNLIKSSNYTEANYVLKEAMGKYPKEKELFFLQHRYYILVGDLINAHKVAKEAYEKIKDDDTLFNYIKQSILYDHNFAEAKKLIPALRNSDLNNIARSMLLLKEGNIIAAENTILQVLNKKNEDYNYVVSYLNIKKGNYNAAEQSIELMDDIPEKFFYKFVLYYNTKQFGKLADLSLKNVRYIKTVKRFPRVSFKLQPTLEDLNFAFEFRLEYETFLRLVLTPIIIHPEEMTIYMSTGYNLLKQSDQLLALNELKKSVNFSEGIKHNNNGVKAMLEFDYEKASKEFTEAVNYLGDNPIVYYNIGLLMLNLGDLDKAYEFFDNVLLNNKFIFPAYLGKAICLSYQDERVRVFSQYDMLISNFDILEKNEKKQADQFYYTKLLALIGSKKYDDVIGVIKDSDPALLRSIKDLAILFKTGDYEGYLKKESVLFRKDTVKSLLSLYYFNKILAYPNNDRLSDYMIYYLSLTKNIPHKLSNHKLDRHLAVENIKYDIYFQRPTILESLRNLRKIDDKEPKLFKLSLYYFTLKMDVINAEISLQNLKKLNMDKQAYYYQMLYHFITNNSYNLSKSINKYIEIAPNDYRGYMVELLRGFRENNLQTAYDNANRLEKSVLKNKKLPLEIVLNDF from the coding sequence ATGAAGAATATATTTTTCTTAATTATTTTGATAATTTTTGTAATAGCATGCTCCAAAGGTGAGAAAGCGAAAGCGAAAGATAATGTTACAGCGAAAAAACCTTTAGCTCCTATAGTGGAATCAAAAAATGAGAAGATAGATCTGGGAAATCAATATCTGCTAAATGGTAATTTTGATAAAGCTATAGAGTATTACAATAAAGGTCTGAATGAGAATAGATCAGTTGCTTTTTATAATCTTGGTATAGTTTATTATTTAAATGGTAAGTATTCGGAAAGTGAAGATTATTTTAGAAAGTCTTTAGAAGAAAATAAAAATTTTAAGCCTGCTTATGTGAACCTTGCTGCATCTTTGGTAAAGCAGGGGAAGATTAAAGAGGCAGTAGATATTGTGTCGCAGGTGGAGCCGGAGACATCAAAGGAGATTCAGGTGGTTGCAGAGGTTTATGCACTTGGGGGGGATACGGCAAAGGCTTATTATTACTATAAGAAGTATGAAAAATCAAAGGATCAAGATCCTTCGGGATTAATTAGCTATGGGCTTTTTTTAAAAGGTATTGGGGAGGATAAAAAAGGGAGTGATCTAATTAAGAATGCAATAGTTAAACTTGAAGAAAGGGAAAATAAAGATTATGAAGATTATTACCAGCTTGGCCTTGCGTACTATAATATAGAAAACTATGAAAAAAGTATATATAGTTTGAAGTCGGCGCTAAACTTAAAAAAAACTTATGAAGCCTCTGAACTACTAATGAAGATTTATGAAAATCAGGGAAAATATGATATGGCTTCTTTAGCTGCTGAAAATCTTGTTATGCTTAATCCTTCAGTAAGGAGTTATGCCCTTTATGTAAAGAACTTGATAAAGTCATCCAACTATACCGAGGCAAATTATGTTTTAAAGGAAGCCATGGGTAAATACCCTAAAGAAAAAGAACTATTTTTCTTGCAGCATAGATACTATATCTTGGTGGGTGATTTGATAAATGCCCATAAAGTGGCTAAAGAGGCATATGAAAAGATCAAAGATGATGATACCCTTTTCAATTATATAAAACAGTCCATACTTTATGATCATAACTTTGCAGAAGCCAAAAAACTGATACCTGCGCTGAGGAATAGTGACCTGAATAATATTGCCAGATCTATGTTATTACTGAAGGAAGGTAATATTATCGCTGCTGAAAACACAATTTTACAGGTATTGAACAAGAAAAATGAAGATTACAATTATGTTGTATCGTACCTTAACATAAAAAAAGGTAATTATAATGCTGCGGAGCAGAGCATAGAGTTGATGGATGACATACCTGAAAAATTTTTTTACAAATTTGTATTGTATTATAACACCAAACAGTTTGGAAAGCTGGCAGATCTTTCCCTTAAAAATGTTAGATATATCAAGACAGTCAAGCGATTTCCAAGGGTATCCTTCAAACTTCAACCAACCCTTGAAGATCTGAATTTTGCTTTTGAGTTTAGGCTTGAATATGAAACGTTTTTGAGATTAGTCCTTACTCCGATAATTATTCATCCAGAGGAGATGACTATTTACATGTCTACAGGGTATAACCTTTTAAAACAGAGTGATCAATTGTTAGCCTTGAATGAATTAAAGAAATCTGTAAACTTTTCTGAAGGGATCAAACACAATAATAATGGTGTAAAAGCGATGCTTGAATTTGATTATGAAAAAGCATCTAAAGAATTTACTGAGGCTGTAAATTATTTGGGGGATAATCCTATTGTCTATTATAATATTGGACTTTTGATGTTGAATCTGGGTGATCTTGATAAAGCGTATGAATTTTTTGATAATGTGTTGCTAAATAATAAGTTTATTTTTCCCGCATATCTGGGGAAGGCTATCTGCCTTAGTTATCAGGATGAAAGGGTGAGGGTTTTTTCTCAATACGACATGTTGATCAGCAATTTTGATATATTGGAGAAAAATGAAAAGAAACAGGCAGATCAGTTTTACTATACAAAATTATTAGCTCTAATTGGTAGTAAAAAGTATGACGATGTCATTGGTGTAATAAAAGACAGTGATCCAGCACTATTAAGGTCAATAAAAGATTTAGCTATTCTTTTTAAAACTGGTGATTATGAAGGTTATTTGAAAAAGGAAAGTGTTTTGTTTAGGAAAGATACCGTTAAATCTCTCTTGAGTCTTTATTATTTTAACAAAATATTGGCTTATCCCAACAATGATAGGTTGTCTGATTATATGATTTATTATCTATCACTAACAAAGAATATCCCCCATAAATTAAGCAATCATAAGCTTGATAGGCATTTGGCTGTGGAAAATATAAAATATGATATATATTTTCAAAGACCAACTATATTAGAAAGTTTGAGAAACCTTAGAAAGATTGATGATAAAGAGCCAAAACTTTTTAAATTATCGTTATATTATTTTACTTTAAAAATGGATGTTATAAATGCTGAGATCTCATTACAAAACTTAAAAAAACTTAATATGGACAAACAGGCCTACTATTATCAAATGCTCTATCATTTTATAACAAATAATAGTTACAATCTAAGTAAATCTATCAATAAGTATATAGAAATTGCACCAAATGATTATAGAGGGTATATGGTGGAGTTGTTAAGAGGCTTTAGAGAAAATAACTTGCAAACAGCTTATGATAATGCTAATAGATTAGAAAAGTCGGTGCTTAAGAACAAAAAATTGCCGTTGGAGATTGTTTTAAATGACTTTTAA
- a CDS encoding flagellar basal body-associated FliL family protein, protein MAEEKEEKVVEGDKKKSKLKLIILLLVVVLLLGGGGFVAYMMLFKNKADTTAQGDAPAKEDKTVDKKDKAGEKKNAKGGKDAKNKTIVYSMGAIIVNLADQGVQRYLKVQIALELDNPKLEEEMKKREPQIKDIIISVLSSKTVADVNTPQGKIALKQEIIKRANMVIVEGEITDLFFSEFIVQ, encoded by the coding sequence ATGGCTGAGGAAAAAGAGGAGAAAGTAGTAGAAGGTGATAAGAAAAAATCTAAACTAAAACTTATCATTTTATTGCTTGTGGTTGTATTGTTACTTGGTGGCGGAGGTTTTGTTGCCTATATGATGTTGTTTAAAAACAAAGCAGATACTACAGCGCAGGGTGATGCTCCTGCTAAGGAAGATAAAACGGTTGATAAAAAAGATAAAGCTGGTGAAAAGAAAAACGCAAAAGGTGGAAAGGATGCAAAAAATAAAACTATAGTTTATTCAATGGGAGCTATAATTGTAAACCTGGCTGATCAAGGTGTGCAGAGGTACCTAAAAGTTCAGATTGCATTGGAGTTGGACAATCCAAAACTGGAAGAGGAGATGAAAAAAAGGGAGCCCCAGATAAAGGATATTATTATATCAGTACTTTCATCCAAAACAGTAGCTGATGTCAATACTCCTCAAGGTAAGATTGCTTTGAAGCAGGAGATAATCAAAAGAGCTAATATGGTAATTGTGGAAGGGGAGATAACAGATCTTTTCTTCAGCGAATTTATAGTGCAGTAG
- a CDS encoding FliM/FliN family flagellar motor switch protein: MDKDYIIKEFGDVIMDVTVELGRKLCTIGELLSWDKGTIIKLGKTSGEAVDMLVNNKPLAIGEIMVLDEKFAFRLSDIQTKAALAEMKKDRLYE; the protein is encoded by the coding sequence ATGGATAAGGATTATATAATAAAAGAGTTTGGTGATGTGATCATGGATGTGACAGTGGAATTAGGTAGAAAGCTCTGTACCATCGGGGAACTTTTGAGCTGGGATAAAGGTACTATTATAAAGCTCGGTAAAACATCAGGTGAGGCTGTAGATATGCTTGTTAACAATAAGCCTTTGGCTATTGGTGAGATAATGGTATTGGATGAGAAGTTTGCATTTAGGCTGAGCGATATACAGACAAAAGCAGCATTGGCTGAGATGAAAAAAGACAGATTGTATGAGTAA